In Actinomyces radicidentis, one genomic interval encodes:
- a CDS encoding SDR family oxidoreductase, producing MTTNSSSPVVVGVTGATGRVGGAVAGLLRHAHVHQRLIVRDPSRAPLWARLDQELTAVRSDEAAPAALPTATVAVAEYGDLAAARAALEGVRVLLMVSAAESEDRLEQHRTLIDAARLAGVEHVVYTSFLGAAPDATFTLARDHWATEEHLRRSGMTWTMLRDSFYLDFLPDLAVDGVIAGPAGEGRVGAVARADVARAASAVLLDVVTGSSRHDGATYELTGPAALTLAEAAHTISEVTGIPTAYREESVEEAYASRTSYDAPQWQLDAWVSTYTAIASGELAAVTDDVRRLTSRAPLSLEQLLRGDS from the coding sequence ATGACCACGAACTCCTCGAGCCCCGTCGTCGTCGGCGTCACAGGCGCCACCGGCCGCGTCGGCGGCGCCGTCGCCGGGCTCCTCCGCCACGCGCACGTCCACCAGCGACTCATCGTGCGCGACCCCTCCCGCGCGCCCCTGTGGGCCCGCCTCGACCAGGAGCTCACGGCGGTCCGGTCCGACGAGGCCGCTCCCGCAGCACTCCCGACCGCCACCGTGGCCGTCGCCGAGTACGGCGACCTCGCCGCCGCCCGTGCCGCCCTCGAGGGCGTCCGCGTCCTCCTCATGGTCTCCGCCGCCGAGTCCGAGGACCGCCTCGAGCAGCACCGGACGCTCATCGACGCCGCACGCCTCGCCGGCGTCGAGCACGTCGTCTACACGAGCTTCCTCGGCGCGGCCCCCGACGCCACCTTCACCCTCGCGCGCGACCACTGGGCCACGGAGGAGCACCTGCGCCGCTCGGGCATGACCTGGACGATGCTGCGCGACTCCTTCTACCTGGACTTCCTGCCCGACCTCGCCGTCGACGGCGTCATCGCCGGGCCCGCGGGGGAGGGGCGCGTCGGCGCCGTCGCCCGCGCCGACGTCGCGCGGGCCGCCTCGGCCGTCCTCCTCGACGTCGTCACCGGCTCCTCCCGGCACGACGGCGCCACCTACGAGCTCACCGGTCCCGCGGCCCTCACCCTCGCCGAGGCCGCGCACACGATCTCCGAGGTCACCGGCATCCCCACCGCCTACCGCGAGGAGAGCGTCGAGGAGGCCTACGCCTCGCGCACCTCGTACGACGCACCGCAGTGGCAGCTCGACGCCTGGGTGTCGACGTACACCGCCATCGCCTCAGGTGAGCTGGCGGCGGTCACCGACGACGTCCGCCGCCTCACCAGCCGAGCCCCTCTCTCGCTCGAGCAGCTCCTCCGGGGCGATTCCTGA
- the pyrR gene encoding bifunctional pyr operon transcriptional regulator/uracil phosphoribosyltransferase PyrR, translating into MAEPQPTGKQILGAPEIARSLFRIAHEIIERNRGLDDVVLLGIPSAGVPLAQRLSEALAHAAAEDARLAGIPGPERVPVGTLDITMYRDDLGRHPIRVPQPTRIPGETLEGRTVILVDDVLYSGRTIRAALDALGSIGRADAVQLAVLVDRGHRELPIRADYVGKNLPTARTEKVVVSLTELGAADDAVTIQASAFAAAEADEEATR; encoded by the coding sequence GTGGCCGAACCGCAGCCCACCGGGAAGCAGATCCTCGGAGCCCCCGAGATCGCACGCTCCCTCTTCCGCATCGCGCACGAGATCATCGAGCGCAACCGAGGACTGGACGACGTCGTCCTCCTCGGCATCCCCTCGGCCGGTGTGCCGCTTGCCCAGCGCCTGAGCGAGGCCCTCGCCCACGCCGCCGCCGAGGACGCCCGCCTCGCCGGGATCCCCGGGCCCGAGCGCGTCCCCGTCGGAACGCTCGACATCACGATGTACCGCGACGACCTCGGCCGCCACCCGATTCGCGTCCCCCAGCCGACCCGGATCCCGGGGGAGACCCTCGAGGGCAGGACGGTCATCCTCGTCGACGACGTCCTCTACTCCGGCCGCACCATCCGCGCCGCCCTCGACGCCCTCGGCTCCATCGGACGCGCCGACGCCGTCCAGCTCGCCGTCCTCGTCGACCGCGGCCACCGCGAGCTCCCCATCCGCGCCGACTACGTCGGCAAGAACCTGCCGACCGCCCGCACCGAGAAGGTCGTCGTCTCCCTCACCGAGCTCGGCGCCGCCGACGACGCCGTCACCATCCAGGCGAGCGCCTTCGCCGCCGCCGAGGCCGACGAGGAGGCCACCCGATGA
- a CDS encoding aspartate carbamoyltransferase catalytic subunit has product MKHLLSAKDLSRQDALQLLDTAEAMAATQRHAVKKLPTLRGKTVVNLFFEDSTRTRLSFEAAAKRLSADVINFSAKGSSVSKGESLKDTAQTIMAMGADAVVVRHSADGAAHLLAHAGWIDVPVLNAGDGKHQHPTQALLDAMTLRRWYVPGQPAGAADGSPAPAGRDLEGAEVVIVGDVLHSRVARSNVDLLTTLGAHVTLVAPPTLLPVGMESWTCDVSYDLDETIAAVRPDAVMMLRVQRERMSAAGGGFFPSPAEYSHAYGLNLARREAMPEHAIVMHPGPMNRGLEITAEAADDPRSRVIEQVGNGVSVRMAALYLLLADEGNQL; this is encoded by the coding sequence ATGAAGCACCTGCTCTCCGCCAAGGACCTGAGCCGCCAGGACGCCCTCCAGCTCCTCGACACCGCCGAGGCCATGGCCGCCACCCAGCGCCACGCCGTCAAGAAGCTCCCGACGCTGCGCGGCAAGACCGTCGTCAACCTCTTCTTCGAGGACTCGACCCGCACCCGCCTCTCCTTCGAGGCGGCCGCCAAGCGCCTGAGCGCCGACGTCATCAACTTCTCCGCCAAGGGCTCCAGCGTCTCCAAGGGCGAGTCCCTCAAGGACACCGCCCAGACGATCATGGCCATGGGCGCCGACGCGGTCGTCGTCCGGCACAGCGCCGACGGCGCCGCCCACCTCCTCGCCCACGCGGGCTGGATCGACGTCCCCGTCCTCAACGCCGGCGACGGCAAGCACCAGCACCCCACCCAGGCGCTCCTCGACGCCATGACCCTGCGCCGCTGGTACGTCCCCGGCCAGCCCGCCGGCGCCGCCGACGGGTCCCCCGCCCCGGCCGGCCGCGACCTGGAGGGGGCCGAGGTCGTCATCGTCGGCGACGTCCTCCACTCCCGCGTCGCCCGCTCCAACGTCGACCTGCTCACCACCCTCGGCGCGCACGTCACCCTCGTCGCCCCGCCCACGCTCCTGCCCGTCGGCATGGAGTCCTGGACCTGCGACGTCTCCTACGACCTGGACGAGACCATCGCGGCCGTCCGCCCGGACGCCGTCATGATGCTGCGCGTCCAGCGCGAGCGCATGAGCGCCGCCGGCGGCGGCTTCTTCCCGAGCCCCGCCGAGTACTCCCACGCCTACGGCCTCAACCTCGCACGCCGCGAGGCCATGCCCGAGCACGCCATCGTCATGCACCCCGGCCCGATGAACCGCGGCCTGGAGATCACCGCCGAGGCCGCCGACGACCCGCGCTCGCGCGTCATCGAGCAGGTCGGCAACGGCGTCTCCGTCCGCATGGCCGCCCTCTACCTCCTCCTCGCCGACGAAGGGAACCAGCTGTGA
- a CDS encoding dihydroorotase, producing MTSHLLTGVRPYGEDAVDILVTDGVIAAVGADGADQAPEDVVRHDLAGLVALPGLVDLHTHLREPGGESAETVLSGTRAAAAGGYTAVFAMANTDPVQDNAGVVEQVLRLGHEAGYVDVHPIGAVSQGRKGEHLSEMGAMAQSAAHVRVFSDDGSCVSDPVLMRRALEYVKAFDGVIAQHAQDPRLTEGAQMHEGAVSAELGLRGWPAVAEESVIARDVLLAEHVGSRLHVCHVSTAGSVDIIRWAKGRGIDVTAEVTPHHLLLTDEMARTYSPLYKVNPPLRTADDVEALREALADGTIDVIGTDHAPHPLESKDCEWQAGAFGMTGLETALSVLIETMVAPGRMSWRDLARVMSTAPALIGRAADQGQGLEVGAPANIAVVDPEVRRTVDPRAQWTHSTNTPYAGMELPGKVVATFLHGRPTVLDGEPVAHPTDQED from the coding sequence GTGACCTCCCACCTCCTCACCGGAGTCCGCCCCTACGGCGAGGACGCCGTCGACATCCTCGTCACCGACGGCGTCATCGCCGCCGTCGGCGCCGACGGCGCCGACCAGGCGCCCGAGGACGTCGTCCGTCACGACCTCGCCGGACTCGTGGCCCTGCCCGGCCTCGTCGACCTGCACACCCACCTGCGCGAGCCCGGCGGCGAGTCCGCCGAGACGGTCCTGTCCGGCACACGCGCCGCCGCCGCCGGCGGCTACACGGCCGTGTTCGCCATGGCCAACACCGACCCCGTCCAGGACAACGCCGGCGTCGTCGAGCAGGTCCTGCGCCTGGGGCACGAGGCCGGCTACGTCGACGTCCACCCCATCGGCGCCGTCAGCCAGGGGCGCAAGGGCGAGCACCTCTCCGAGATGGGCGCCATGGCGCAGTCCGCCGCCCACGTGCGCGTCTTCTCCGACGACGGCTCCTGCGTCTCCGACCCCGTCCTCATGCGCCGGGCCCTGGAGTACGTCAAGGCCTTCGACGGCGTCATCGCCCAGCACGCCCAGGACCCCCGCCTCACCGAGGGCGCCCAGATGCACGAGGGCGCCGTCTCCGCGGAGCTCGGCCTGCGCGGCTGGCCCGCCGTCGCCGAGGAGTCGGTCATCGCCCGCGACGTCCTCCTCGCCGAGCACGTCGGGTCCCGCCTCCACGTCTGCCACGTCTCCACCGCCGGCAGCGTCGACATCATCCGCTGGGCCAAGGGCCGCGGCATCGACGTCACTGCCGAGGTCACCCCCCACCACCTCCTCCTCACCGACGAGATGGCGCGCACCTACTCGCCCCTGTACAAGGTCAACCCGCCGCTGCGCACCGCGGACGACGTCGAGGCCCTGCGCGAGGCGCTCGCCGACGGCACCATCGACGTCATCGGCACCGACCACGCGCCCCACCCGCTGGAGTCCAAGGACTGCGAGTGGCAGGCCGGCGCCTTCGGCATGACCGGGCTCGAGACGGCCCTGTCCGTCCTCATCGAGACGATGGTCGCCCCCGGCCGCATGAGCTGGCGCGACCTCGCCCGGGTCATGTCCACCGCCCCCGCCCTCATCGGCCGCGCCGCCGACCAGGGCCAGGGCCTCGAGGTCGGCGCCCCGGCCAACATCGCCGTCGTCGACCCCGAGGTGCGCCGCACCGTGGACCCGCGGGCCCAGTGGACGCACTCGACCAACACCCCGTACGCGGGGATGGAGCTGCCCGGCAAGGTGGTCGCCACCTTCCTGCACGGGCGGCCCACCGTCCTGGACGGCGAGCCCGTCGCCCACCCGACCGACCAGGAGGACTGA
- the carA gene encoding glutamine-hydrolyzing carbamoyl-phosphate synthase small subunit gives MTSPASTTEGPTARSTSARGTALLVLEDGYVLRGRAYGATGRTVGEIVFNTGMTGYQETLTDPSYHRQIVVQTAPHIGNTGVNDEDPESARIWVAGYVVRDPARRASSWRARRELEDDLAASDVVGICEVDTRALTRHLRERGAMRAGIFSGDALPAGAADAAGPSQAAVDVCLGTVRAEPEMTGQALAAEVSTPEGYVVEPSGEYEGREPVAVVAAIDLGIKARTPWQLAERGVRVHVLPQSATFDEVLALSPDGVFFSNGPGDPGTATSEVELLRGVLDARIPFFGICLGNQILGRALGYGTYKLAYGHRGVNQPVLDRATGRVEITAHNHGFAVDAPADAPSVAPYDDGRYGRVEVSHTDLNDGVVEGLRALDLPAFSVQYHPEAAAGPHDGEHLFDRFIRLMRENREATATDPTAAPTAPAGEEN, from the coding sequence ATGACCTCCCCCGCCAGCACCACCGAGGGTCCCACGGCCCGTTCCACGAGCGCGCGGGGGACCGCGCTGCTCGTCCTCGAGGACGGCTACGTCCTGCGCGGACGCGCCTACGGCGCCACGGGGCGGACGGTCGGTGAGATCGTCTTCAACACCGGCATGACCGGCTACCAGGAGACCCTCACCGACCCGTCCTACCACCGCCAGATCGTCGTTCAGACGGCACCGCACATCGGCAACACAGGCGTCAACGACGAGGACCCCGAGTCCGCCCGCATCTGGGTGGCCGGCTACGTCGTCCGCGACCCCGCCCGCCGCGCCTCCTCCTGGCGCGCCCGCCGCGAGCTGGAGGACGATCTCGCCGCCTCCGACGTCGTCGGGATCTGCGAGGTCGACACCCGCGCGCTCACCCGTCACCTGCGCGAGAGGGGCGCCATGCGCGCCGGCATCTTCTCCGGTGACGCCCTGCCCGCCGGGGCCGCCGACGCCGCAGGGCCCTCCCAGGCCGCCGTCGACGTCTGCCTCGGCACCGTCCGCGCCGAGCCGGAGATGACCGGCCAGGCCCTCGCCGCCGAGGTCTCCACCCCCGAGGGCTACGTCGTCGAGCCCTCCGGCGAGTACGAGGGCCGCGAGCCGGTCGCCGTCGTCGCCGCCATCGACCTCGGCATCAAGGCCCGCACCCCCTGGCAGCTCGCCGAGCGCGGCGTGCGCGTCCACGTCCTGCCCCAGTCGGCCACCTTCGACGAGGTGCTCGCCCTGAGCCCCGACGGCGTCTTCTTCTCCAACGGCCCGGGCGACCCCGGCACCGCCACGAGCGAGGTCGAGCTGCTGCGCGGCGTCCTCGACGCCCGGATCCCCTTCTTCGGGATCTGCCTCGGCAACCAGATCCTCGGCCGGGCCCTGGGCTACGGGACCTACAAGCTCGCCTACGGCCACCGCGGCGTCAACCAGCCGGTCCTCGACCGCGCCACCGGCCGCGTCGAGATCACCGCCCACAACCACGGCTTCGCCGTCGACGCCCCCGCCGACGCGCCGTCGGTCGCCCCCTACGACGACGGCCGCTACGGACGCGTCGAGGTCTCCCACACGGACCTCAACGACGGCGTCGTCGAGGGCCTGCGCGCCCTCGACCTGCCCGCCTTCTCCGTCCAGTACCACCCCGAGGCCGCCGCCGGCCCCCACGACGGCGAGCACCTCTTCGACCGCTTCATCCGCCTCATGCGCGAGAACCGCGAGGCCACCGCGACCGACCCGACCGCCGCGCCCACCGCGCCGGCGGGGGAGGAGAACTGA
- the carB gene encoding carbamoyl-phosphate synthase large subunit, translated as MPLRNDIGSVLVIGSGPIVIGQACEFDYSGTQACRVLRSEGIRVILVNSNPATIMTDPDVADATYIEPITTEVLTSIIAKERPDALLPTLGGQTALNAAMSLVEAGVLERYDVELIGANADAINAGEDRDEFKKVVERCGAEVARSVICHSMADCHAGVAELGGYPVVVRPSFTMGGLGSGIAFDEADLERIAGSGLAASRTTEVLLEESILGWKEYELELMRDKADNVVVVCTIENLDPVGVHTGDSITVAPSLTLTDREMQRLRDIGIAVIREVGVDTGGCNIQFAIDPSSGRIIVIEMNPRVSRSSALASKATGFPIAKIAARLAVGYTLDEIPNDITGSTPASFEPTLDYVVVKVPRFAFEKFRGADPLLTTTMKSVGEAMAIGRSFTEALQKAMRSIDKKGTVFSWAGDKPDAEETAALLESVRTPTEHRILDVQRAIRGGATVEQLFEATRIDPWFLDQMVLLQEVAEEVQEAPALTAELLATAKRHGFSDQQIGDLRSLSEDTVREVRHAFGLRPVYKTVDTCAAEFAARTPYHYSSYDMETEVALREREAVIILGSGPNRIGQGIEFDYSCVHATMALAEQYETVMVNCNPETVSTDYDVSDRLYFEPLTFEDVMEVYDAERAAGPVAGVVVQLGGQTPLSLARRLKAAGVPVLGTSPEAIDAAEDRQVFGVVLEQAGLPAPEHGTALTDDQSHAAAEGIGYPVLVRPSYVLGGRGMEIVYDRDGLTDYLARAGAEPGGAYANGPLLIDRFLDDAIEIDVDALYDGAELFLGGVMEHIEEAGIHSGDSACVLPPMTLSDTEIARIRRSTEAIAAGVGVRGLINIQYALMSDTLYVIEANPRASRTVPFVSKATGVQLAKAAARLMAGESIVELRAAGVLPEEDASVSDPFDPIAVKEAVLPFKRFRTGTGQVVDTILGPEMRSTGEVMGYDVDFPRAFAKSQAGAYGGLPTGGTVFVSVADRDKRAIVMPVARLAELGFGILATSGTAQVLRRNGIPATAVRKISEGAGANGEETIAGLIASGTVDMVVNTPKGQGARADGYAIREATTSADKPIITTVQELQAAVQAIEAQLHGGFAVRSLQEHDADRVERAESGVLSGDWIITDAESVRTITTIESEHA; from the coding sequence ATGCCCCTGCGGAACGACATCGGCTCCGTCCTCGTCATCGGCTCCGGCCCCATCGTCATCGGCCAGGCCTGCGAGTTCGACTACTCCGGCACCCAGGCCTGCCGCGTCCTGCGCTCCGAGGGCATCCGCGTCATCCTCGTCAACTCCAACCCGGCGACGATCATGACCGACCCCGACGTCGCCGACGCCACCTACATCGAGCCCATCACCACCGAGGTCCTCACCTCCATCATCGCCAAGGAGCGCCCCGACGCCCTCCTGCCGACCCTCGGCGGGCAGACCGCTCTCAACGCTGCCATGAGCCTCGTCGAGGCGGGCGTCCTCGAGCGATACGACGTCGAGCTCATCGGCGCCAACGCCGACGCGATCAACGCGGGCGAGGACCGGGACGAGTTCAAGAAGGTCGTCGAGCGCTGCGGCGCCGAGGTGGCCCGCTCCGTCATCTGCCACTCCATGGCCGACTGCCACGCCGGCGTCGCCGAGCTCGGCGGCTACCCCGTCGTCGTGCGTCCCTCCTTCACCATGGGCGGCCTCGGCTCCGGCATCGCCTTCGACGAGGCCGACCTCGAGCGCATCGCGGGCTCCGGCCTCGCCGCCTCCCGAACCACCGAGGTCCTCCTCGAGGAGTCCATCCTCGGCTGGAAGGAGTACGAGCTCGAGCTCATGCGCGACAAGGCGGACAACGTCGTCGTCGTGTGCACCATCGAGAACCTCGACCCCGTCGGCGTCCACACCGGCGACTCCATCACCGTCGCCCCCTCGCTCACCCTCACCGACCGCGAGATGCAGCGCCTGCGCGACATCGGCATCGCCGTCATCCGCGAGGTCGGCGTCGACACCGGCGGCTGCAACATCCAGTTCGCCATCGACCCGTCCAGCGGCCGCATCATCGTCATCGAGATGAACCCGCGCGTCTCGCGCTCCTCCGCCCTGGCCTCCAAGGCCACGGGCTTCCCGATCGCCAAGATCGCCGCGCGCCTCGCCGTCGGCTACACCCTCGACGAGATCCCCAACGACATCACGGGCTCCACGCCCGCCTCCTTCGAGCCCACGCTCGACTACGTCGTCGTCAAGGTCCCGCGCTTCGCCTTCGAGAAGTTCCGCGGCGCGGACCCGCTGCTCACCACCACGATGAAGTCCGTCGGCGAGGCCATGGCCATCGGGCGGTCCTTCACCGAGGCCCTCCAGAAGGCCATGCGCTCCATCGACAAGAAGGGCACCGTCTTCTCCTGGGCCGGGGACAAGCCCGACGCCGAGGAGACCGCCGCGCTCCTGGAGTCGGTCCGGACGCCCACCGAGCACCGCATCCTCGACGTCCAGCGCGCCATCCGCGGCGGCGCCACCGTCGAGCAGCTGTTCGAGGCCACCAGGATCGACCCCTGGTTCCTCGACCAGATGGTCCTGCTCCAGGAGGTCGCCGAGGAGGTCCAGGAGGCCCCGGCCCTCACCGCCGAGCTCCTCGCCACCGCCAAGCGCCACGGCTTCTCCGACCAGCAGATCGGCGACCTGCGCTCCCTCTCCGAGGACACCGTCCGCGAGGTCCGCCACGCCTTCGGGCTGCGCCCGGTCTACAAGACCGTCGACACCTGCGCCGCCGAGTTCGCCGCGCGCACGCCCTACCACTACTCGTCCTACGACATGGAGACCGAGGTCGCCCTGCGCGAGCGCGAGGCCGTCATCATCCTGGGCTCCGGCCCCAACCGCATCGGCCAGGGCATCGAGTTCGACTACTCCTGCGTCCACGCCACCATGGCGCTCGCCGAGCAGTACGAGACCGTCATGGTCAACTGCAACCCGGAGACCGTCTCCACCGACTACGACGTCTCCGACCGCCTGTACTTCGAGCCCCTGACCTTCGAGGACGTCATGGAGGTCTACGACGCCGAGCGCGCCGCCGGCCCCGTCGCCGGCGTCGTCGTCCAGCTCGGTGGCCAGACCCCGCTGTCACTGGCCCGCCGCCTCAAGGCCGCGGGCGTCCCGGTCCTCGGCACCAGCCCCGAGGCCATCGACGCCGCGGAGGACCGTCAGGTCTTCGGCGTCGTCCTCGAGCAGGCGGGCCTGCCCGCCCCCGAGCACGGCACCGCCCTCACCGACGACCAGTCCCACGCCGCCGCCGAGGGCATCGGCTACCCCGTCCTCGTCCGCCCCAGCTACGTGCTCGGCGGCCGCGGCATGGAGATCGTCTACGACCGCGACGGCCTCACCGACTACCTCGCCCGCGCCGGCGCGGAGCCCGGCGGCGCCTACGCCAACGGCCCGCTCCTCATCGACCGCTTCCTCGACGACGCCATCGAGATCGACGTCGACGCCCTCTACGACGGCGCCGAGCTCTTCCTCGGCGGCGTCATGGAGCACATCGAGGAGGCCGGCATCCACTCGGGCGACTCCGCCTGCGTCCTGCCGCCGATGACCCTCTCGGACACGGAGATCGCCCGCATCCGCCGCTCGACCGAGGCGATCGCCGCGGGCGTCGGGGTGCGCGGCCTCATCAACATCCAGTACGCGCTCATGAGCGACACGCTCTACGTCATCGAGGCGAACCCGCGCGCGAGCCGCACGGTCCCCTTCGTCTCCAAGGCGACCGGCGTCCAGCTCGCCAAGGCCGCCGCCCGTCTCATGGCGGGGGAGTCCATCGTCGAGCTCAGGGCCGCCGGCGTCCTGCCCGAGGAGGACGCCTCCGTCTCCGACCCCTTCGACCCGATCGCGGTCAAGGAGGCCGTCCTGCCCTTCAAGCGCTTCCGCACGGGCACCGGCCAGGTCGTCGACACGATCCTCGGCCCCGAGATGCGCTCGACGGGCGAGGTCATGGGATACGACGTCGACTTCCCGCGCGCCTTCGCCAAGTCCCAGGCCGGTGCCTACGGCGGCCTGCCCACCGGCGGCACCGTCTTCGTCTCCGTCGCCGACCGCGACAAGCGAGCCATCGTCATGCCCGTCGCCCGGCTCGCCGAGCTCGGCTTCGGGATCCTCGCCACCAGCGGCACCGCGCAGGTCCTGCGCCGCAACGGCATCCCCGCCACCGCGGTCCGCAAGATCTCCGAGGGCGCCGGCGCCAACGGCGAGGAGACGATCGCCGGGCTCATCGCCTCCGGCACCGTCGACATGGTCGTCAACACCCCCAAGGGCCAGGGCGCCCGCGCCGACGGCTACGCGATCCGAGAGGCCACGACGAGCGCCGACAAGCCCATCATCACCACGGTCCAGGAGCTCCAGGCCGCCGTCCAGGCGATCGAGGCCCAGCTGCACGGCGGCTTCGCCGTGCGCAGCCTCCAGGAGCACGACGCCGACCGCGTCGAGCGCGCCGAGTCCGGCGTCCTGTCCGGCGACTGGATCATCACCGACGCCGAGAGCGTCCGCACCATCACCACCATCGAGAGCGAGCACGCATGA